Part of the Gemmatimonadota bacterium genome, TGATCTCTTCCTGAGCCGTGGCCACGGCCGTCACCTGCGCGGTGGGCCGATCCTGCGAGAGGAGGCGCAGTGCCTCGAGGACCACGAAAGCGCCGATACGGTTGTCCACGGCGCGGCTCGCGATCAGGCCATCGCTCAGGTCCACGGCTTCGGCATCGATCACCGCCGGGTCGCCGACCCGTACGCCCTTGCGCAGCACGGCGTCCCGCCCCTTGATGCCGACGTCGACCCAGAGGTCCGAGAGCTTGGAGGCCTTCTCTTTTTCCTCATTTTTCTGGGCGTGGACCGGCTTCTTGCCGATCACGCCCCGAACGCCGCCATCCTTGCAGAGCAGCAGCACCCGCTGGCCAACCAGCACCTGAGCATCCCAGCCGCCGATCCCATCGACGTAGAGGAACCCGTCATCGTCGATGTGGGTGACCATCAGGCCGATCTCGTCGATGTGGCCGGCCAGCATGACCCGCAACGCACCATTGTTTCCCAGCGTAGCCATCGAGTTGCCGCTGACATCGGCCTCTACGCGGTCGGCGAAGGTGGCCGCTTCCTCCCGCCACACGCGGGCGACGGCGGCCTCGAAGCCGCTGGGCCCCGGGGTGTTCAACAATCGTTTCAGGAACTCCACCGAGTGCTCGTCCACTTGTTCGCCTTTCACCTGCGAGTGCCACGGGAAAAATCAAAAGATAGATGCTAGCAGCGGCGACGGCCAGACGGTGCGCCCGCGCGCTGTCGCGCGGTTAGCGTTGTAACTTACTGTGCCTTGCCGCCTTTCGCCAAATGGGGTAGCATTGCTTGAAGGGGGACCGACGGGCTCGTCCAGGGCGGGCGACCGGATGGAAGCGGGCGAGGTCATGGAGCAGACGTATTTCCGCCGCGGGTTCGGCCTCAAGCGCGAAGTCGAGCCCTTGCTCGCGGCCGAGTACCACAGCGCGCTGGTGGACGAGATCCGCGCGGGCGGCTATTCAGCCGCTTACGGCGATGTGACGATCCGCCTGGCCGAGGAGTTCGGGTTCTGCTACGGCGTGGACCGGGCCGTCGAGTACGCCTACCAGACGACCTACAAGTTTCCGGATCGCCGCGTGTTCCTGGTGGGCGAGATCATCCACAATCCGCACGTAAACCGGCGCCTGCGGGACATGGGCATCTCGTTCCTGTACCCGGGCGGGGACGGGCGCTTCGATTTTTCCGGGATCACTGCCGAAGACGTCGTGATCATCCCGGCGTTCGGCGTCACGACCGGGGATGGCCGCCGGCTGGGCGAGATCGGCTGCATCCTGGTGGACACGACGTGCGGCTCCGTGTTGAACGTGTGGAAGCGGGTGGACGCCTATGCGCGCGACGGGTTCACGGCGCTCATCCACGGGAAGCACTTTCACGAGGAATCGAAGGCGACGGCCTCGCAGGTCACGAACCACCCGGGCGGGAAGTACCTCATTGTGCGGGACATGGCGGAGGCTCGCCTGGTGTGCGACTTCATCGAGCGGAAGGCGGGGGCGCTTCCGCGCCAGGAGCTGCAGCGGCGTTTCCTCCGGCAGAGCTCACCGGGGTTCGAGCCGGAACGCGACCTGGTCCGCATCGGCGTGGCGAACCAGACGACCATGCTGGCATCCGAGTCGCTGGCCATTGCCGAGGAGGTCGGGAAGAGCCTGGCCCGGCGCTACGGCGCAGAGAGCCTGGCCCAGCACTTCCGCTCCTTCGACACGATCTGCTCGGCCACGCAGGAGCGGCAGGATGCGGTGCTGAAGCTGCTGCGCGAGCCGCCGGACATCATGGTGGTGATCGGCGGCTACAACTCTTCGAACACCAATCACCTGGCGCACCTGTGCCGGGAGTATACGGCCACCTACCATATCAGCGATCCCTCGTGCATCGAAGTGGGGAGCGGCGTCATCCGGCACAAGGCGGAGCTCTCGCCGGACGCGCTGGAGACGACCACGCCCGACTGGCTGCCCGCGGGTCCGGTCACGGTCGGCCTGACGGCCGGCGCCTCGACGCCCAACAACAAGATCGGCGAAGCCATCGCGGCCATCCTGGCCACGCGGGACATCGCACTGCCGCAACTGGCGTAACGGGTTCTCGCAGCTTCCATAGCGAACCAGTTCGTGAAGGCCGTGCGCGTGCACGAGCACGTGCAGGTGCAGGTCGCAGGTGACTGCGAATCGAGATCATCCTGGATGGCAAGATCTTCATCCCGCCGGCCGGCACGGCGCAGCGTCGGGTGCCGGACGCCCTGGGCCCCTACAAGCTGGACATGGGCGGCGGCTACCTGATCCACGGCACGCACGAGTACAATGAGGACTCGATTGGCCGCCCCGTGAGCCACGGCTGCGTACGGATCAGCAATGCGGGACTGAGGCGGCTCTACGGTCTGGTGCGGGTGGGCACGCCGGTCTACCTCTACTGAAGCGGGTGGGCCTCCGTGCCGGTGTTCCGTGCCGGGTGTTCCGTGCCGGCCTTGCCCGGCGGGCAGCCGCAGGCGACTTTAGCCAGCGGCTGGCCCAGCGCTGACGCCGCGGGAAACCTGTTTCGCCATGCCTGCTGCCTCCGAGTTCTTGGAACAGATGGAAGCCGACTCCCCAGCACCGGCCACTCCTGCAGGGAGAGGCGCGATCTGGAGGCGCGAGCGGCGGGGCCGCGCCCTGGTGTACGGCCCATTCTACCGCTCCGGCTACCTGGGCGCTTTCCTGGTGGGGACGCTGGAAGACGGCAGTGACCTGGCTGTGGTGGCGGGGTCGCACGCGCGCCATTACCCGTATTTCCACCCGCTCTCCAAATGGGATGACCTGCTCGTCGCGGCCGGGAGCGAACGCCTGCTGATCGCAGGGCGGCGGGTCTCCTCGCTGAACATCGCGCTGGGACCGTCGGAGAATGCCACGGTCGCGTACCACGGCCGGGCGTTCCGCACGTCCGGGGCTGCCGTGGACCTGAACCTCCACCTCGAGCTGCGCGCCACGGTCCATCACCCCAGGGCGGAAGGACTGGGTGTCCGCTACGCACTCCTGGGGATGCAATGGCAGCCGGCCTTCGTCCGGGGATCGGGCTCGGTCACGTTGGAGGGCCGGCGGCTGCGGATCGAGTCAGCGACGGGGCTCATGGAGCGGGGCTCCTTGATCCACCTGCGCGGCAGGATGTTCCAGTTTGCCTTCCATTACCTGGCGGTAGCGCGCGCCGGCGGAGAAACCGTCTATCTCCGATTCAGCACGGCGGCGTTGCACCGCGGGCTGGCGGGGATCCCCATGCGACTGATGCTGGCCGGCAACGTCGCCCGTGAGGAATTGTCGATCGGGAAAGGGCGGCCGGCGCCCGGCGACCGGGAGCAGCTCGCGCCGCAGCCGGGCGAGGCCACGGAGCCGGTTCTGGTGCACCGGGTCGATGTCGGCCCCGCCTACCTGAGCCGGGAGCTGGTGCGGATCGGCAGCGGCGAGGGCCGGCGCTACGGGCTTCGCCAAAGCATAGACGCACGCGTCTAGCCCGGCACGGGCTCCGCGGTCTTTCGCAGCCTCTCGGCCCGAGCTAGAGGCTCGGCCAGCCCACCTGATAACCGAGCTTCTGCAGCGCCTCTACCAGACTCCCGGGTTCCTGCGTCTGCAGGTGAATGATCGCCACCGCCTCGCTCGTCGCTACCGGCGGGATCACCAGCCCTGTGATGTTGATGCGGTAGTCGATGCCAATCAAGCGGACGACGCGGGCCAACTCGCCGGGCCGATTCGGCATGCGCACCTCGATACGGCTGTAGGGTTCGCGGGCGCCGAACAAATCGACAAACGCGCGCAGCACATCGGTCTCGGTGATGATCCCTACGAGCACGCCATCCGCCAGCACGGGCAGGCATCCGATCCGGTGCTCGTAGAGCAGGCGGGCCGCCTCTTCCACCGGCGCACGGGGCGAGGTCTGCACGACATCGCGGATCATGATGTCCGCGACCGTGCGGCTGCCGAGCGCGCCCGGCTGCTCCGCAGCCGTGACACCGTTGCCCGGCAGGGGCGCCGCCGCCCGCAGGTCCCCCGCAGCAACCAGCCCCACCAGCCGACCCCCATCTACCACAGGCAGGTGTCGGATGCGGCGAGCGCGCATGATCCCCCAGGCGTCCGCCAGTGTCGCCGAGGGCGAAACCGTGATGACCTCGCGCGTCATACGGCCTTCGACAAGCATGGGAGCCCGCGCAGCTCGGGTGAGAAAATCGGGGCAAGAGCAGATACGCCGGCCAAGCTAGGCTGGGCGGCGAGCCCGGTCAAGCCGTCGCGCGGGCTTGGCGGGCTTGCGAGCTTTGCGGCCTTGCCCCGCACCGGCGGAGGGCGGCGCCTGCTTCCCTTCGTACCCTCGCCAACGCCGCAAGCCTGGTCCCTCTCGCTCCCCGTATGCTGGCAGACGCGGGTTGTCTACGGGAACGGGATGGAAGCGGGCTCCTCCTGGCGCTGGCCGACGCGGATTGTATCCGGGGGATACAGACCCGCCCGTGCGCTTATCCGCCGGTGCAGCGAGCAAAACGAGGCGCGAGCGGCGGCATGGCGCGGATTATGGGGTCCGGGAAAGTGGCGGGAACGGAGGTTGCTCCGCTGCGCAGTGCCGGAACTGACCCAGGTCACGAGCCAGCCCCTTACAAATTCGGTTTTTCAGAGCAGGCGTCTTTGCGGCGCAGCTCACGCATCCGGACCAGCGGAGGTGACCATGGCACTTGCGGTTTTTTGCCGGCCCGAGCCCTGTCTGGCGCTTTTCGCGCCGCCATACGAGGAGTTCCAGACCATCGATGCCTCGTGGGCAGCGCCGTCCTTGCCGCCCAGGGGGCTGGCGCTGATCTGGTGGCTAGTGGACGGCAGGCTTCAGGAGGAGGAGTTCCAGAGGCTGTATGACCGGCCGCCGGGTCTGGGGCTGGTGATCGTGCTGCCGCCGGCGCGCGAGCTGGCGCGAGCCCTGCCGCTCCTCAGCTATTTGACTGCGCTGGAGGCCAAGGCCGTGCTGCCGACGGGGCGCATCAACTCGCCGGCGCGCGTGCGGGAGGTGCTGTCGCTGGCTCCAACCCAGTTGGCGCCCGCCGTGACGCAGTACCTGGTGCGGCGGCATCTGCTTCGGAGTGACGAGATGCGGCGGCAGGTCGCGCGGATCCTCGAGCTGGCTCCGGAGGTCGGCAGTATCTCGAAGCTGGCGCGGCGGCTGCACACGTCGCGCCGGACGCTGGGCCGGCACTTCGCGGCTGCCGGGCTGCCCGTGCCCTC contains:
- a CDS encoding M42 family metallopeptidase, encoding MDEHSVEFLKRLLNTPGPSGFEAAVARVWREEAATFADRVEADVSGNSMATLGNNGALRVMLAGHIDEIGLMVTHIDDDGFLYVDGIGGWDAQVLVGQRVLLLCKDGGVRGVIGKKPVHAQKNEEKEKASKLSDLWVDVGIKGRDAVLRKGVRVGDPAVIDAEAVDLSDGLIASRAVDNRIGAFVVLEALRLLSQDRPTAQVTAVATAQEEISYHGGGASTSAFQVEPHVALVVDVTFATDYPCMDKKELGDHKLGGGPVLTRGSAVHPLVFERLVSVAEREAIPYTITASPRFTSTDADAIYLSRAGVPTGLVSIPNRYMHSPNEIISLQDLENGARLIASFVRELGLDTDFVPR
- a CDS encoding 4-hydroxy-3-methylbut-2-enyl diphosphate reductase, yielding MEAGEVMEQTYFRRGFGLKREVEPLLAAEYHSALVDEIRAGGYSAAYGDVTIRLAEEFGFCYGVDRAVEYAYQTTYKFPDRRVFLVGEIIHNPHVNRRLRDMGISFLYPGGDGRFDFSGITAEDVVIIPAFGVTTGDGRRLGEIGCILVDTTCGSVLNVWKRVDAYARDGFTALIHGKHFHEESKATASQVTNHPGGKYLIVRDMAEARLVCDFIERKAGALPRQELQRRFLRQSSPGFEPERDLVRIGVANQTTMLASESLAIAEEVGKSLARRYGAESLAQHFRSFDTICSATQERQDAVLKLLREPPDIMVVIGGYNSSNTNHLAHLCREYTATYHISDPSCIEVGSGVIRHKAELSPDALETTTPDWLPAGPVTVGLTAGASTPNNKIGEAIAAILATRDIALPQLA
- a CDS encoding L,D-transpeptidase; translation: MGGGYLIHGTHEYNEDSIGRPVSHGCVRISNAGLRRLYGLVRVGTPVYLY
- a CDS encoding CBS domain-containing protein; the encoded protein is MTREVITVSPSATLADAWGIMRARRIRHLPVVDGGRLVGLVAAGDLRAAAPLPGNGVTAAEQPGALGSRTVADIMIRDVVQTSPRAPVEEAARLLYEHRIGCLPVLADGVLVGIITETDVLRAFVDLFGAREPYSRIEVRMPNRPGELARVVRLIGIDYRINITGLVIPPVATSEAVAIIHLQTQEPGSLVEALQKLGYQVGWPSL
- a CDS encoding helix-turn-helix transcriptional regulator gives rise to the protein MALAVFCRPEPCLALFAPPYEEFQTIDASWAAPSLPPRGLALIWWLVDGRLQEEEFQRLYDRPPGLGLVIVLPPARELARALPLLSYLTALEAKAVLPTGRINSPARVREVLSLAPTQLAPAVTQYLVRRHLLRSDEMRRQVARILELAPEVGSISKLARRLHTSRRTLGRHFAAAGLPVPSHWLQFARLMHVAVRLQRDPAAVFRAAARCGYPDGFTMSNQMKRLVDCRPSEVRTHIGWEWIVECWIRKEARAGGIDGVRYRDAVAVYLAEADRADGGSGAVAPGQATPEQSAPSAVLRNESETEALACAPV